In Candidatus Zixiibacteriota bacterium, one genomic interval encodes:
- a CDS encoding tyrosine-type recombinase/integrase — protein MRVYHRGKNWYVDYAVEGKRVRKSFGRQKKVAELYLMNVEVKIAKGEELSPKYDFVSLSDFIAKYLEYSRNNKSLSTYRTDLSRINSFQQFLKDKGIERLERITPAVIEEFKSLVLKSSSATTFNHYLTLVKAMLNKAVSWRNLRENPLREVKKLKSLNARQVRFLTDEEISAILDKSGDLMKKVIRILLYSGMRRSELVFLTWDDIDFLNKLITVQSKPEAGFHPKSHLPRSIPINPDLEQLILDLPQKGRYLFDDGKGKPLHCKDYYTKEFEKILKKADVKNANLHTLRHTFASDLVMAGVDLRTVQELLGHSTIKVTERYAHLSPDHKTRAINVLKFGQDGTKLAQNRILNS, from the coding sequence ATGAGAGTATATCATAGGGGAAAGAACTGGTATGTGGATTACGCAGTCGAGGGAAAACGGGTAAGAAAGTCCTTTGGAAGACAGAAAAAGGTTGCTGAGCTGTATCTGATGAATGTAGAGGTTAAGATCGCCAAAGGAGAAGAGCTAAGCCCGAAATATGATTTTGTCTCCTTGTCTGATTTCATTGCCAAGTATCTGGAGTATAGCCGGAACAATAAATCTCTCTCAACCTACAGGACAGACCTGAGCAGGATCAATTCCTTTCAGCAGTTTCTAAAGGATAAAGGTATTGAAAGACTTGAGAGAATTACCCCAGCAGTAATAGAGGAGTTTAAATCCCTTGTGCTTAAAAGCTCCTCAGCTACCACTTTCAATCATTATCTAACACTGGTCAAAGCAATGCTGAACAAGGCTGTATCCTGGCGAAACCTAAGAGAGAATCCTTTAAGGGAGGTTAAAAAACTCAAGTCTTTGAATGCCCGTCAGGTTAGGTTTCTTACAGATGAGGAGATCTCTGCTATTCTGGATAAGTCAGGGGATTTAATGAAGAAAGTGATAAGGATTCTCCTATACTCTGGTATGAGAAGGTCTGAGTTAGTCTTCTTAACCTGGGATGATATTGATTTTCTCAATAAGCTGATAACTGTTCAGTCCAAACCCGAGGCAGGTTTTCATCCCAAAAGTCACCTTCCCCGGTCTATCCCGATTAATCCAGACTTGGAGCAATTGATCCTTGACCTACCTCAGAAAGGGAGGTATCTCTTTGATGACGGTAAAGGCAAACCACTACACTGCAAGGATTATTACACCAAGGAATTTGAGAAGATATTGAAAAAAGCAGACGTCAAGAACGCTAACCTTCACACACTCAGACACACTTTCGCAAGCGACTTAGTCATGGCTGGAGTTGATCTCAGGACAGTTCAGGAGCTATTAGGACACTCTACAATCAAGGTGACGGAGAGATATGCACATCTTTCCCCAGACCATAAGACAAGGGCTATTAACGTGCTGAAATTTGGTCAAGATGGCACAAAGTTGGCACAAAATCGAATTTTGAATAGCTAA
- a CDS encoding helix-turn-helix domain-containing protein: MPWLTKKEAAEYLRVCENTIDNLDSRGMLKGHRLYIGKKPIVRFKQEDLDNLFLKRQKGRPRQVEIADSI, translated from the coding sequence ATGCCTTGGTTGACCAAAAAAGAAGCTGCTGAATACCTCAGAGTGTGTGAGAACACGATTGATAACCTGGACAGTCGAGGTATGCTCAAAGGTCATAGGCTCTACATTGGCAAGAAGCCAATTGTCAGGTTCAAGCAAGAAGATTTGGATAATCTGTTTCTGAAAAGGCAAAAAGGAAGACCAAGGCAGGTAGAAATAGCAGATTCAATTTAA
- a CDS encoding dockerin type I domain-containing protein — protein sequence MDKSKILKFKFFVLVICIFVYFNLFTQSRSQNYKMFTDVLDELGGRAQSANYLLRIGTGGQPSVVGLSKADSLWARQGYVNTAAFVHADDNADGRITVADVVYEINHLFKGGPPSRPPEVCDVNCDNHCDVSDVVYKINYLFKGGPPPCNL from the coding sequence ATGGATAAATCCAAAATCCTCAAATTCAAATTTTTTGTCTTAGTGATTTGTATTTTTGTTTACTTCAATCTTTTTACCCAATCCCGTAGCCAAAACTATAAAATGTTCACTGATGTTTTAGATGAATTAGGCGGGAGGGCACAATCTGCTAATTATCTTTTGAGGATAGGGACTGGGGGTCAGCCGTCAGTGGTTGGACTTTCTAAGGCAGATAGTCTTTGGGCACGGCAGGGGTATGTTAATACTGCGGCTTTTGTGCACGCGGATGATAATGCTGATGGAAGGATAACGGTCGCTGATGTAGTTTATGAAATAAATCATCTTTTCAAAGGCGGACCCCCTTCTCGTCCTCCCGAGGTCTGTGATGTGAACTGCGATAATCATTGTGATGTATCAGACGTAGTTTATAAGATTAATTACCTTTTCAAAGGTGGACCGCCACCGTGTAACCTGTGA